In Scleropages formosus chromosome 18, fSclFor1.1, whole genome shotgun sequence, one DNA window encodes the following:
- the LOC108925039 gene encoding uncharacterized protein LOC108925039 isoform X1: MVLFWLAWSIIVVLNARVSKGLSIPFPVTFGSPGDNVTIYSNFRAIYRSFLSVSWYRVKPDGGMEHKMYFSSYSSQYGRYRGTLPQNSPNVSLTIYNVTAEDSGQYFPVVLNSMRFSPGTMAVLSITDRKEKPTLRVFVSQKSDNRTDILCELRGQGPDRTGPEWETEGISGAEIKTGEAIDYSGVFTRISILSVSSNSGPLTVTCVNQKNTPTIRRSIIIRQKDDVFSWLLYLFPLCSVLILATIISAVQVCWRN; the protein is encoded by the exons ATGGTTTTGTTTTGGCTCGCTTGGTCCATCATCGTCGTTCTAAACGCTC GTGTTTCCAAAGGGCTGTCAATCCCCTTCCCGGTCACTTTCGGAAGCCCTGGGGACAATGTGACCATCTACAGTAATTTCAGAGCGATTTACAGGTCTTTCTTGAGTGTTAGCTGGTACCGTGTGAAGCcggatggagggatggagcaCAAAATGTACTTCAGCTCTTATAGCTCCCAGTACGGCCGGTACAGAGGAACACTGCCCCAGAACTCCCCCAATGTCAGTCTGACAATCTACAATGTGACAGCAGAAGATTCTGGCCAATACTTCCCAGTGGTGCTCAACAGCATGAGATTCTCACCTGGGACCATGGCAGTTCTGTCCATAACAG ATCGCAAGGAAAAACCAACTCTCCGTGTGTTTGTGAGTCAAAAGTCAGACAACAGGACAGATATTCTCTGCGAACTGAGAGGACAAGGGCCGGACCGGACAGGCCCCGAGTGGGAAACAGAGGGCATTTCTGGAGCAGAAATCAAAACGGGAGAAGCCATAGATTACAGTGGTGTATTTACCAGAATATCCATCCTCTCTGTTTCCTCGAATAGCGGGCCTCTTACTGTAACATGTGTAAATCAAAAAAACACGCCCACGATCAGAAGAAGTATAATAATCCGGCAGAAAG ATGATGTCTTTTCCTGGCTGCTGTACCTGTTTCCTCTGTGTTCAGTGCTGATTCTAGCAACCATAATTAGTGCGGTGCAGGTCTGCTGGAGAAATTGA
- the LOC108925039 gene encoding uncharacterized protein LOC108925039 isoform X2 gives MVLFWLAWSIIVVLNARVSKGLSIPFPVTFGSPGDNVTIYSNFRAIYRSFLSVSWYRVKPDGGMEHKMYFSSYSSQYGRYRGTLPQNSPNVSLTIYNVTAEDSGQYFPVVLNSMRFSPGTMAVLSITDRKEKPTLRVFVSQKSDNRTDILCELRGQGPDRTGPEWETEGISGAEIKTGEAIDYSGVFTRISILSVSSNSGPLTVTCVNQKNTPTIRRSIIIRQKVLILATIISAVQVCWRN, from the exons ATGGTTTTGTTTTGGCTCGCTTGGTCCATCATCGTCGTTCTAAACGCTC GTGTTTCCAAAGGGCTGTCAATCCCCTTCCCGGTCACTTTCGGAAGCCCTGGGGACAATGTGACCATCTACAGTAATTTCAGAGCGATTTACAGGTCTTTCTTGAGTGTTAGCTGGTACCGTGTGAAGCcggatggagggatggagcaCAAAATGTACTTCAGCTCTTATAGCTCCCAGTACGGCCGGTACAGAGGAACACTGCCCCAGAACTCCCCCAATGTCAGTCTGACAATCTACAATGTGACAGCAGAAGATTCTGGCCAATACTTCCCAGTGGTGCTCAACAGCATGAGATTCTCACCTGGGACCATGGCAGTTCTGTCCATAACAG ATCGCAAGGAAAAACCAACTCTCCGTGTGTTTGTGAGTCAAAAGTCAGACAACAGGACAGATATTCTCTGCGAACTGAGAGGACAAGGGCCGGACCGGACAGGCCCCGAGTGGGAAACAGAGGGCATTTCTGGAGCAGAAATCAAAACGGGAGAAGCCATAGATTACAGTGGTGTATTTACCAGAATATCCATCCTCTCTGTTTCCTCGAATAGCGGGCCTCTTACTGTAACATGTGTAAATCAAAAAAACACGCCCACGATCAGAAGAAGTATAATAATCCGGCAGAAAG TGCTGATTCTAGCAACCATAATTAGTGCGGTGCAGGTCTGCTGGAGAAATTGA
- the LOC108925002 gene encoding uncharacterized protein LOC108925002 isoform X1, with translation MFRILCISICVITIDCSLSNIPVVFSSPGDNVSLSCFCPGSLACYEQLLQWLHIRPNGSMEIVDLGDGNKKSRFSRTTHNSSTFLLNILSVEPEDSGRYYCAEHSASYLAFYDKGVILYVGDVWTNRSEIMILTQWWDDQTGNLTVDGNSEGEGPAELLCVVTGLNAPWIPVTWKSSFDRRRNPTNQTWSTKLSRDEYCVISQLQLLEDLDRDELEEWWCEVQVGKNHFHRSSSFQWRKEEQGWNGVVLYTVIVVCILCVCLLSILCYYRHHRLRGSPPRAAGVSPLPESQGDVTTGVTYAHLDFKGPKDKRKRIKRKADNHTDRMVYSEVRYKSES, from the exons ATGTTCAGGATTCTCTGTATTTCTATTTGTGTTATAACCATCG ACTGTTCTCTATCAAATATCCCAGTTGTGTTTTCCTCCCCGGGCGACAACGTTTCCCTGAGCTGCTTCTGTCCCGGAAGCCTAGCGTGTTATGAACAGCTCCTGCAATGGCTTCACATCAGACCCAATGGATCGATGGAGATTGTTGATCTTGGAGATGGAAACAAAAAGTCTAGGTTTAGCCGCACAACACACAACAGTAGcacttttttgttaaacatcCTAAGCGTTGAACCAGAAGATTCTGGTCGTTATTACTGTGCAGAGCACAGTGCTAGCTATCTCGCCTTCTATGATAAAGGAGTCATTCTATATGTCGGAG ATGTATGGACAAACAGGAGTGAAATTATGATTCTGACCCAATGGTGGGATGACCAGACTGGGAATTTGACAGTGGATGGAAACTCTGAAGGTGAAGGTCCAGCAGAGCTGCTATGTGTTGTAACTGGCCTGAATGCACCTTGGATCCCTGTGACCTGGAAGTCATCTTTTGATCGAAGGAGGAACCCCACTAACCAGACCTGGTCAACAAAATTATCCCGGGACGA ATATTGTGTTATAAGTCAGTTACAATTGTTGGAGGATCTGGACAGGGATGAGTTGGAGGAATGGTGGTGTGAGGTCCAGGTTGGCAAAAATCACTTTCACAGAAGTTCTTCATTTCAGTGGAGGAAAGAAGAACAAG GGTGGAACGGAGTTGTGCTCTACACTGTCATAGTGGTGTGCATTCTGTGCGTTTGTCTTCTGAGCATCCTTTGTTATTACCGACATCATCGACTAAGAG gttCACCACCTCGGGCAGCTGGCGTTTCGCCTTTACCTGAAAGTCAG GGGGACGTGACCACAGGCGTGACGTACGCTCATCTGGACTTTAAAGGACCCAAGGACAAGAGGAAACGCATAAAAAGAAAGGCTGACAATCATACGGACAGAATGGTTTATAGTGAAGTCCGATATAAGTCTGAGAGTTAA
- the LOC108925002 gene encoding uncharacterized protein LOC108925002 isoform X2 encodes MEIVDLGDGNKKSRFSRTTHNSSTFLLNILSVEPEDSGRYYCAEHSASYLAFYDKGVILYVGDVWTNRSEIMILTQWWDDQTGNLTVDGNSEGEGPAELLCVVTGLNAPWIPVTWKSSFDRRRNPTNQTWSTKLSRDEYCVISQLQLLEDLDRDELEEWWCEVQVGKNHFHRSSSFQWRKEEQGWNGVVLYTVIVVCILCVCLLSILCYYRHHRLRGSPPRAAGVSPLPESQGDVTTGVTYAHLDFKGPKDKRKRIKRKADNHTDRMVYSEVRYKSES; translated from the exons ATGGAGATTGTTGATCTTGGAGATGGAAACAAAAAGTCTAGGTTTAGCCGCACAACACACAACAGTAGcacttttttgttaaacatcCTAAGCGTTGAACCAGAAGATTCTGGTCGTTATTACTGTGCAGAGCACAGTGCTAGCTATCTCGCCTTCTATGATAAAGGAGTCATTCTATATGTCGGAG ATGTATGGACAAACAGGAGTGAAATTATGATTCTGACCCAATGGTGGGATGACCAGACTGGGAATTTGACAGTGGATGGAAACTCTGAAGGTGAAGGTCCAGCAGAGCTGCTATGTGTTGTAACTGGCCTGAATGCACCTTGGATCCCTGTGACCTGGAAGTCATCTTTTGATCGAAGGAGGAACCCCACTAACCAGACCTGGTCAACAAAATTATCCCGGGACGA ATATTGTGTTATAAGTCAGTTACAATTGTTGGAGGATCTGGACAGGGATGAGTTGGAGGAATGGTGGTGTGAGGTCCAGGTTGGCAAAAATCACTTTCACAGAAGTTCTTCATTTCAGTGGAGGAAAGAAGAACAAG GGTGGAACGGAGTTGTGCTCTACACTGTCATAGTGGTGTGCATTCTGTGCGTTTGTCTTCTGAGCATCCTTTGTTATTACCGACATCATCGACTAAGAG gttCACCACCTCGGGCAGCTGGCGTTTCGCCTTTACCTGAAAGTCAG GGGGACGTGACCACAGGCGTGACGTACGCTCATCTGGACTTTAAAGGACCCAAGGACAAGAGGAAACGCATAAAAAGAAAGGCTGACAATCATACGGACAGAATGGTTTATAGTGAAGTCCGATATAAGTCTGAGAGTTAA
- the clk2b gene encoding dual specificity protein kinase CLK2b isoform X2, with protein MPHTRRYPSSERASRGSHQDRYRGRKHRRRRTPSISSSSDRERERRGGVHRREDSYLRSRSYDNRSSDRRPYDRRYCEGYRRLDYSRERERDRERERERERAAAEGYYTHADFTPRPYDFRRDRERERNREREESYGRKGSRRKHKRRRRRTRSYSGSSSRSNSRTRALSVRDDEEGHLIYRSGDVLQERYEIVNTLGEGTFGRVVQCVDHHRGGARVALKIIKNVEKYKEAARLEINVLERINEKDPENKHLCVQMYDWFDYHGHMCISFELLALSTFDFLKDNNYVPYSIGQVRHMGYQICHAVKFLHDNKLTHTDLKPENILFVNSDYTITYNAEKKRDERIVKNTSVRVVDFGSATFDHEHHSTIVSTRHYRAPEVILELGWSQPCDVWSIGCILFEYYQGFTLFQTHDNREHLAMMERIQGPIPSRMIRRTRKQKYFYHGRLDWDENSSAGRYVRENCKPLRRYVLSEAEEHHQLFDLIEGMLEYEPSKRLTLAGCLRHPFFFPLREGGLGADQSGNKTWEGNRDISR; from the exons ATGCCTCATACTAGGCGGTACCCATCCTCGGAGCGGGCCAGTAGAGGCAGCCACCAGGATCGGTACCGAGGTCGTAAGCATCGGCGCCGACGAACCCCCTCTATCTCCTCCAGCAGCGACAGAGAACGGGAGCGTAGAGGCGGGGTACACAGGCGCGAGGACAGCTACTTGCGCTCCAGGAG CTATGACAATCGTTCTTCAGACCGGAGGCCATATGACCGACGCTATTGCGAGGGCTACCGGCGACTGGACTACAGCCGTGAGAGGGAGCGCGACAGAGAGAGGGAACGGGAGAGGGAGCGGGCAGCTGCTGAAGGCTACTACACTCACGCCGACTTCACCCCCCGCCCCTACGACTTCAGACGAGACAGAGAAAGGGAGCGCAACAGGGAGCGGGAGGAGTCGTATGGGCGGAAGGGCAGCAGGCGTAAGCACAAACGAAGGAGGCGTAGAACCAGGTCCTATAGCGGATCCTCATCG AGGAGCAACAGCCGGACGCGGGCGTTGAGTGTGAGGGACGACGAGGAAGGGCACCTGATCTATCGGAGTGGGGACGTCCTGCAAGAGAGAT ATGAGATTGTCAACACATTGGGGGAGGGCACCTTTGGGAGGGTAGTACAGTGTGTGGACCATCATAG GGGTGGAGCTCGTGTCGCCTTAAAAATCATCAAAAATGTGGAGAAGTACAAAGAGGCAGCGCGGCTGGAGATCAATGTGCTGGAACGCATCAACGAGAAGGACCCAGAGAACAAGCA TCTGTGTGTGCAGATGTACGACTGGTTTGACTATCATGGCCACATGTGCATCTCATTTGAACTGCTGGCACTCAGCACCTTCGACTTCCTCAAGGACAACAACTACGTGCCCTACTCCATTGGCCAGGTCCGCCACATGGGCTACCAGATCTGCCATGCTGTCAAGT TTCTCCATGATAACAAGCTGACACACACTGACCTGAAGCCAGAGAACATCCTGTTTGTAAATTCAGACTACACAATTACTTACAATGCTGAAAAG AAGCGTGATGAGCGGATAGTGAAGAACACATCTGTACGCGTGGTGGACTTCGGTAGCGCCACTTTTGATCACGAGCACCACAGCACCATTGTGTCTACTCGTCATTATCGTGCCCCAGAGGTCATACTAG AGCTGGGCTGGAGCCAGCCGTGTGATGTCTGGAGCATTGGTTGTATTCTGTTTGAGTACTACCAGGGATTCACTTTGTTTCAG ACTCATGACAACAGGGAGCACCTGGCCATGATGGAGCGGATACAGGGACCAATACCATCCAGGATGATCCGCCGGACCAG GAAACAGAAGTACTTCTACCATGGCCGGTTAGACTGGGACGAGAACTCCTCCGCTGGAAGATATGTGAGGGAGAACTGCAAACCGCTGCGG AGGTACGTGCTGTCGGAGGCTGAAGAGCACCACCAACTGTTTGACCTGATTGAGGGCATGCTGGAGTATGAGCCTTCCAAGCGCTTGACACTTGCTGGCTGCCTTCGCCACCCCTTCTTCTTCCCTCTTCGAGAAGGGGGGCTCGGGGCAGACCAGTCAGGCAACAAGACTTGGGAGGGCAACCGTGATATCAGTCGGTGA
- the clk2b gene encoding dual specificity protein kinase CLK2b isoform X1, whose amino-acid sequence MPHTRRYPSSERASRGSHQDRYRGRKHRRRRTPSISSSSDRERERRGGVHRREDSYLRSRSYDNRSSDRRPYDRRYCEGYRRLDYSRERERDRERERERERAAAEGYYTHADFTPRPYDFRRDRERERNREREESYGRKGSRRKHKRRRRRTRSYSGSSSLLDLRSNSRTRALSVRDDEEGHLIYRSGDVLQERYEIVNTLGEGTFGRVVQCVDHHRGGARVALKIIKNVEKYKEAARLEINVLERINEKDPENKHLCVQMYDWFDYHGHMCISFELLALSTFDFLKDNNYVPYSIGQVRHMGYQICHAVKFLHDNKLTHTDLKPENILFVNSDYTITYNAEKKRDERIVKNTSVRVVDFGSATFDHEHHSTIVSTRHYRAPEVILELGWSQPCDVWSIGCILFEYYQGFTLFQTHDNREHLAMMERIQGPIPSRMIRRTRKQKYFYHGRLDWDENSSAGRYVRENCKPLRRYVLSEAEEHHQLFDLIEGMLEYEPSKRLTLAGCLRHPFFFPLREGGLGADQSGNKTWEGNRDISR is encoded by the exons ATGCCTCATACTAGGCGGTACCCATCCTCGGAGCGGGCCAGTAGAGGCAGCCACCAGGATCGGTACCGAGGTCGTAAGCATCGGCGCCGACGAACCCCCTCTATCTCCTCCAGCAGCGACAGAGAACGGGAGCGTAGAGGCGGGGTACACAGGCGCGAGGACAGCTACTTGCGCTCCAGGAG CTATGACAATCGTTCTTCAGACCGGAGGCCATATGACCGACGCTATTGCGAGGGCTACCGGCGACTGGACTACAGCCGTGAGAGGGAGCGCGACAGAGAGAGGGAACGGGAGAGGGAGCGGGCAGCTGCTGAAGGCTACTACACTCACGCCGACTTCACCCCCCGCCCCTACGACTTCAGACGAGACAGAGAAAGGGAGCGCAACAGGGAGCGGGAGGAGTCGTATGGGCGGAAGGGCAGCAGGCGTAAGCACAAACGAAGGAGGCGTAGAACCAGGTCCTATAGCGGATCCTCATCG CTCTTGGACTTG AGGAGCAACAGCCGGACGCGGGCGTTGAGTGTGAGGGACGACGAGGAAGGGCACCTGATCTATCGGAGTGGGGACGTCCTGCAAGAGAGAT ATGAGATTGTCAACACATTGGGGGAGGGCACCTTTGGGAGGGTAGTACAGTGTGTGGACCATCATAG GGGTGGAGCTCGTGTCGCCTTAAAAATCATCAAAAATGTGGAGAAGTACAAAGAGGCAGCGCGGCTGGAGATCAATGTGCTGGAACGCATCAACGAGAAGGACCCAGAGAACAAGCA TCTGTGTGTGCAGATGTACGACTGGTTTGACTATCATGGCCACATGTGCATCTCATTTGAACTGCTGGCACTCAGCACCTTCGACTTCCTCAAGGACAACAACTACGTGCCCTACTCCATTGGCCAGGTCCGCCACATGGGCTACCAGATCTGCCATGCTGTCAAGT TTCTCCATGATAACAAGCTGACACACACTGACCTGAAGCCAGAGAACATCCTGTTTGTAAATTCAGACTACACAATTACTTACAATGCTGAAAAG AAGCGTGATGAGCGGATAGTGAAGAACACATCTGTACGCGTGGTGGACTTCGGTAGCGCCACTTTTGATCACGAGCACCACAGCACCATTGTGTCTACTCGTCATTATCGTGCCCCAGAGGTCATACTAG AGCTGGGCTGGAGCCAGCCGTGTGATGTCTGGAGCATTGGTTGTATTCTGTTTGAGTACTACCAGGGATTCACTTTGTTTCAG ACTCATGACAACAGGGAGCACCTGGCCATGATGGAGCGGATACAGGGACCAATACCATCCAGGATGATCCGCCGGACCAG GAAACAGAAGTACTTCTACCATGGCCGGTTAGACTGGGACGAGAACTCCTCCGCTGGAAGATATGTGAGGGAGAACTGCAAACCGCTGCGG AGGTACGTGCTGTCGGAGGCTGAAGAGCACCACCAACTGTTTGACCTGATTGAGGGCATGCTGGAGTATGAGCCTTCCAAGCGCTTGACACTTGCTGGCTGCCTTCGCCACCCCTTCTTCTTCCCTCTTCGAGAAGGGGGGCTCGGGGCAGACCAGTCAGGCAACAAGACTTGGGAGGGCAACCGTGATATCAGTCGGTGA
- the LOC108925542 gene encoding complexin-3, whose translation MDSVVKKTLTAPIKQFTGCISGGKESEGWTKRGGKMKKGSKGKSAPSRTKQAGLDANQMRAYQADLEKERQLREARNAQKNAERAAMRAHYRSKYCLPKNTKDASHLKTAGGKAALPRELAAMVRPKAQAKDEGNNLFSAFQGLSLNLGMMSGNAQTATATPTPSAPGGEQCRLM comes from the exons ATGGACTCCGTGGTCAAGAAGACCCTGACTGCACCCATCAAGCAGTTCACGGGCTGCATTTCAGGGGGAAAAGAAAGCGAGGGCTGGACAAAAAGAGGGGGCAAGATGAAAAAGGGGAGCAAAGGAAAAAGTGCCCCCTCCAGGACAAAACAGGCTGGCTTGGATGCCAACCAGATGCGCGCATACCAGGCTGACCTGGAGAAGGAAAGGCAA CTGCGGGAGGCAAGAAATGCTCAGAAGAACGCAGAGCGTGCGGCAATGAGGGCCCACTACCGCTCCAAGTACTGCCTGCCAAAG AACACGAAGGATGCCAGCCATCTGAAAACGGCCGGGGGAAAAGCGGCCCTCCCCCGCGAGCTGGCTGCAATGGTGCGGCCCAAAGCGCAGGCCAAGGATGAGGGCAACAACCTGTTCAGCGCCTTCCAAGGCCTCAGTCTCAATCTGGGCATGATGTCAGGCAACGCGCAGACCGCAACGGCGACGCCCACCCCGTCCGCACCCGGCGGGGAGCAGTGCAGGCTCATGTGA
- the cyp11c1 gene encoding cytochrome P450 11C1 — MWSVPVRLSAGPRRGLSFIAGSQKSKGLDDNTRRRRREGQVRGFDEVPHSGSNGWINLIRFWREDRFRSLHKHMERTFNTLGPIYRERLGSHESVNILLPADIGEVLRSEGLHPRRMTLRPWAIHRETRQHCKGVFLKNGTEWHADRVLLNREVMVSSSVHQFVPLMEEVAKDFCSLLRRKVEMGGHGDNRRSLTLDPSPDLFRFALEASCHVLYGERMGLFASPPSLEAQRFIWAVEQMLATTQPLLYLPVGLMHRLHTPLWIQHVTAWDHIFSDAEARIQRGCQRLQSRKPSGAKGELSGNQGHSGGVLGRLMEKGQLSLELIKANITELMAGGVDTTAIPLQFALYELARNPGVQERVRRQARESWTRAEGDPVKALQGAPLLKGTIKETLRLYPVGIMVQRYPVTDIVLQNYHIPAGTLVQACLYPLGRSKEVFQDPNRFEPARWVKPKSGQLEANGEEEVRAETGPGAGFRSLAFGFGARQCVGRRIAENEMQLLLLHILLNFQLSAPSSADIETKYSFILQPETPPLITFCLL; from the exons ATGTGGAGCGTACCTGTGCGCCTCTCCGCCGGCCCAAGGCGTGGCCTGTCTTTCATAGCGGGAAGCCAGAAGAGCAAGGGGCTGGATGACAACACccggaggagaaggagggaaggCCAAGTGCGGGGTTTTGACGAGGTCCCCCATTCGGGGAGCAACGGCTGGATCAACCTGATCAGGTTCTGGAGGGAGGACCGGTTCCGATCTCTGCACAAACACATGGAGAGGACCTTCAATACCCTTGGGCCCATATACAG AGAACGCCTTGGCTCCCATGAGAGCGTGAACATACTGCTCCCAGCTGACATTGGCGAAGTGTTACGCTCAGAAGGCCTTCACCCGCGCCGCATGACCCTGCGGCCCTGGGCTATACACCGAGAGACTCGGCAACACTGCAAGGGTGTCTTCCTCAA GAACGGCACCGAGTGGCACGCTGACAGGGTGCTGCTCAACAGAGAGGTGATGGTGAGCTCATCGGTGCATCAATTCGTGCCTCTGATGGAAGAGGTAGCCAAGGACTTCTGCTCCTTGCTGCGGAGGAAGGTGGAGATGGGGGGACATGGGGACAACAGGCGCAGCTTGACGCTTGACCCCAGCCCTGACCTCTTTCGCTTTGCCCTGGAGG CCAGCTGCCATGTCCTATATGGCGAGCGAATGGGCCTCTTCGCCTCTCCCCCCTCCCTGGAGGCCCAGCGCTTTATCTGGGCTGTAGAACAAATGCTAGCCACTACCCAGCCTCTGCTCTACCTGCCTGTTGGGCTCATGCACCGCCTTCACACACCCTTATGGATACAGCATGTCACTGCTTGGGACCACATTTTCAGTGACG CTGAGGCCCGTATCCAGAGGGGATGCCAGAGACTTCAGTCCAGGAAACCTTCTGGGGCAAAAGGGGAGCTGTCTGGAAACCAGGGCCACAGTGGTGGAGTCCTGGGACGGCTAATGGAAAAGGGGCAGCTATCTTTGGAGCTCATTAAGGCCAACATCACAGAGCTGATGGCGGGGGGAGTGGACACG ACAGCAATCCCGCTACAATTTGCACTGTACGAATTGGCCCGGAATCCAGGGGTGCAGGAAAGGGTCCGCCGACAGGCACGTGAATCCTGGACGCGAGCTGAGGGCGACCCAGTGAAAGCGCTACAAGGAGCCCcgttactcaagggtaccatcAAGGAGACTCTCAG ACTGTATCCAGTTGGAATCATGGTGCAGCGCTATCCAGTCACGGACATTGTGCTGCAGAACTACCACATCCCTGCTGGG ACCCTTGTGCAAGCCTGCCTGTACCCCTTAGGCCGCAGCAAGGAAGTCTTTCAGGACCCTAATCGATTTGAACCAGCCCGCTGGGTGAAGCCCAAGTCAGGGCAGCTGGAGGCCAACGGCGAGGAGGAGGTGCGGGCGGAGACGGGGCCGGGGGCTGGCTTCCGTTCCCTGGCTTTCGGCTTCGGGGCCAGACAGTGTGTGGGAAGGAGGATAGCCGAGAACGAGATGCAGCTACTGCTACTGCAT ATCCTGCTGAATTTCCAGCTCAGTGCCCCTTCTTCTGCTGACATCGAAACAAAGTACTCGTTCATCCTGCAGCCCGAGACGCCTCCGCTCATCACCTTCTGCCTCCTCTGA